A portion of the Oncorhynchus nerka isolate Pitt River linkage group LG27, Oner_Uvic_2.0, whole genome shotgun sequence genome contains these proteins:
- the LOC115111629 gene encoding huntingtin-interacting protein 1-related protein-like isoform X2, producing MNSIRRVPSRVKTKMTETNLGAERDHFDKKQLSSISKAINSNEAPVKEKHARRIILGTYREKGAFTFWSYALGIPLSSNAIVSWKFCHVLHKVLRDGHHNSLQDCMRHHGNIVEMGQLWGNLHDRHGQLVALYCKLLCTKMEFHMKHSEIRPNLEVTDEVLERVAGTDVNNVFQLTVKVFDYLDAELRLAETVIRQLNTSIAISTTTSGQCRLSPLIQVIQDCSHLYHFTVKLLFKLHACLPADTLQGHRDRFHDQFHSLKTFFNKARDMQYFKRLIQIPKLPESPPNFLHAASLAKHARPVVVIPSEDEPEQQEDDDDDDDPEPLINVSDVTMPSMMVPQFDRFDQTFGPSNDRDIQIENLQQDLGKLRADLERVKGEAQRYITQLKSQINSLETELEEQRVQKQRALVENEQLRMELEATRRRNAEHEIVQATFGEAETRAQATEQRYTKLKEKHTELVSSHAELLRKSADTVKILSATHQTQEEVERTKQQLAFEVDRIKLDADMKLEEQKFEMKKLKRDFEEKRAEVEHVKGTLQRTEKVGEQLTSSMLALQAEKERLMRSASEKEAELSSLSQTAQLQQSSLQQERDRSTRELGELQGKLQEKSRREVQLQQKLLEEQFSLLQGTVSEAEYIIQDAVAKLDDPLHIRCTSSPDYLVSRAEATLGSIDKVKKGHSDYLTNMGDAGGLLRALTNFSHLAADTIINGSATAHLAPTDHADRLTENCRGCATQSLQFLKDLKSKTSLQRADPASIRIVVENIMKLGEELRPKGMDVRQDELGDLVDKEMAATSAAIEKAVSRIDEMMNQARMDTSGVKLEVNERILYSCTDLMKAIHLLVLTSTDLQKEIVEGGRGAATIKEFYARNSRWTEGLISASKAVGWGATQMVESADKVVLHTGKYEELIVCSHEIAASTAQLVASSKVKADRNSTKLTALQQASRHVNEMAANVVASTKTGQEHLEDKDTMDFSGMSLIKLKMEEMESQVKVLELENQLGNERLRLGELRKKHYNIAGVPAADLPEGNGLDPSLAPVAPSSPKSSKPSVMRKPDLAQKPNLPPKNMFR from the exons ATGAATTCCATACGACGGGTGCCTTCAAGGGTGAAAACCAAAATGACCGAAACCAATTTAGGTGCGGAAAGGGATCATTTTGACAAGAAGCAG ctcagCAGCATCAGCAAAGCCATCAACTCCAACGAGGCGCCTGTGAAAGAGAAACATGCACGCC GGATCATTCTGGGGACCTACAGGGAGAAGGGGGCCTTTACCTTCTGGTCCTACGCCTTGGGCATCCCCTTGTCCAGCAACGCCATCGTTAGCTGGAAGTTCTGCCACGTGCTTCACAAAGTGCTGCGGGATGGCCACCATAAT AGCCTTCAGGACTGCATGAGACATCACGGTAACATAGTTGAGATGGGGCAACTATGG GGCAACCTTCATGACAGACATGGACAGCTGGTGGCTCTGTACTGTAAGCTCCTTTGCACAAAGATGGAGTTTCACATGAAG CATTCTGAAATCCGACCCAACCTAGAGGTGACAGATGAGGTTCTAGAGCGTGTTGCAGGAACCGACGTCAATAATGT GTTCCAGCTCACTGTGAAAGTGTTTGATTACCTGGATGCAGAGTTGAGGCTAGCCGAGACAG TGATCCGGCAGCTCAACACGTCCATTGCCATCTCTACGACAACGTCAGGCCAGTGTCGCCTGTCCCCCCTCATCCAGGTCATCCAGGACTGCAGTCACCTCTACCACTTCACCGTCAAGCTGCTTTTCAAACTGCATGCCT GTCTCCCAGCAGACACCTTGCAAGGACACCGTGATCGTTTTCATGACCAGTTCCACAG CCTCAAGACCTTCTTCAACAAAGCCAGAGACATGCAGTACTTCAAGAGACTCATCCAGATCCCCAAGCTGCCAGAG TCTCCTCCTAACTTCCTGCACGCGGCTTCCCTGGCCAAGCATGCAAGGCCAGTGGTGGTCATCCCAAGTGAGGATGAGCCCGAGCagcaggaggatgatgatgacgatgatgacccTGAACCGCTTATCAACGTCAGCGATGTCACCATGCCCAGCATGATGGTGCCACAG TTTGACAGATTTGATCAGACTTTCGGACCTTCCAATGACAG GGATATCCAGATTGAGAACCTCCAGCAGGACTTGGGGAAGTTGAGGGCAGATCTGGAAAGGGTCAAAGGAGAG GCCCAGCGCTACATCACACAGCTCAAGTCTCAGATTAACAGCCTTGAGACAGAGCTGGAAGAGCAGCGGGTGCAGAAACAGCGTGCCCTGGTGGAGAATGAACAGCTGCGCATGGAGCTGGAGGCCACTCGGCGCCGCAACGCTGAACACGAGATCGTGCAGGCCACCTTCGGAGAGGCCGAGA CGAGAGCCCAGGCCACAGAGCAGCGCTACACCAAGCTAAAGGAGAAGCACACGGAGCTGGTGTCCAGCCATGCTGAACTGCTCAGGAAG AGTGCAGACACCGTGAAGATTCTGTCGGCAACACATCAGAcccaggaggaggtggagaggaccaAGCAGCAGCTGGCTTTCGAGGTGGATCGCATCAAACTGGACGCTGACATGAAG CTTGAGGAGCAGAAGTTTGAGATGAAGAAGCTTAAAAGGGATTTTGAGGAAAAGCGGGCTGAGGTGGAACATGTCAAAGGCACTCTGCAGCGCACTGAGAAG gtggGGGAACAGCTGACCAGCTCTATGTTGGCGCTGCAGGCGGAGAAAGAGCGCCTGATGCGCTCTGCAAGTGAAAAAGAGGCCGAGCTGTCGTCCCTGAGCCAGACTGCACAGCTGCAGCAGTCTTctctgcagcaggagagagaTCGGAGCACTAGGGAGCTGGGAGAGCTGCAGGGCAAGTTGCAggagaag TCCAGACGTGAGGTGCAGTTGCAGCAGAAGCTGCTGGAGGAGCAGTTCTCCCTGCTGCAGGGAACGGTCTCTGAGGCTGAGTACATCATTCAGGACGCTGTGGCCAAGCTGGACGACCCCCTGCATATCCGCTGCACCAGCTCCCCAG ATTACCTGGTCAGTCGGGCAGAGGCCACTTTGGGCTccattgacaaagtgaaaaaaggtCACTCCGACTACCTGACGAACATGGGAG ATGCTGGTGGGCTACTGAGGGCCCTGACCAACTTCTCCCACCTGGCTGCTGACACCATCATCAACGGCAGTGCCACAGCACACTTGGCTCCCACTGACCACGCCGACC GTCTGACAGAGAATTGCAGGGGCTGTGCCACTCAGAGTCTGCAGTTCCTGAAGGATCTCAAGTCCAAGACCTCCCTTCAGAGGGCAGACCCGGCCTCCATTCGCATAGTGGTTGAAAATATCATGAAGCTGGGGGAG GAGCTGCGACCTAAAGGCATGGATGTGCGACAGGATGAGCTGGGAGATCTGGTGGACAAGGAGATGGCAGCCACATCAGCAGCCATTGAGAAGGCAGTGAGCAGAATCGAT GAAATGATGAACCAGGCCCGAATGGACACCTCAGGGGTCAAACTTGAGGTCAATGAGAG AATCCTCTACAGCTGCACAGACCTGATGAAG GCCATCCACCTGTTGGTCCTGACATCCACCGACCTACAGAAGGAGATTGTTGAGGGCGGAAGG GGTGCAGCCACTATTAAGGAATTCTACGCCAGGAACTCCCGTTGGACTGAGGGACTCATCTCTGCCTCCAAAGCTGTGGGATGGGGAGCCACGCAGATGGT TGAGTCTGCTGATAAGGTGGTGCTGCACACTGGCAAATATGAGGAGCTCATTGTCTGCTCCCACGAGATCGCTGCCAGCACGGCACAGTTGGTCGCATCCTCCAAG GTAAAAGCAGACCGCAACAGTACAAAACTGACAGCTCTCCAGCAGGCTTCTCGCCATGTGAACGAGATGGCAGCCAACGTGGTGGCCTCCACCAAGACAGGCCAGGAGCACCTGGAGGAcaagg ATACCATGGACTTCTCTGGAATGTCTCTCATCAAGCTAAAAATGGAGGAAATGGAGTCACAG GTGAAGGTGTTGGAGCTGGAGAATCAGCTGGGTAATGAGCGTCTGCGCCTGGGAGAGCTCAGGAAGAAGCACTATAATATTGCAGGTGTTCCAGCAGCAGACCTCCCGGAGGGCAACGGACTGGACCCCTCGCTTGCCCCTGTTGCACCCTCCTCACCCAAATCCTCCAAGCCTAGTGTCATGAGGAAACCTGACTTGGCTCAGAAACCCAACTTACCGCCTAAAAATATG TTTAGGTAG
- the LOC115111629 gene encoding huntingtin-interacting protein 1-related protein-like isoform X1 yields MNSIRRVPSRVKTKMTETNLGAERDHFDKKQLSSISKAINSNEAPVKEKHARRIILGTYREKGAFTFWSYALGIPLSSNAIVSWKFCHVLHKVLRDGHHNSLQDCMRHHGNIVEMGQLWGNLHDRHGQLVALYCKLLCTKMEFHMKHSEIRPNLEVTDEVLERVAGTDVNNVFQLTVKVFDYLDAELRLAETVIRQLNTSIAISTTTSGQCRLSPLIQVIQDCSHLYHFTVKLLFKLHACLPADTLQGHRDRFHDQFHSLKTFFNKARDMQYFKRLIQIPKLPESPPNFLHAASLAKHARPVVVIPSEDEPEQQEDDDDDDDPEPLINVSDVTMPSMMVPQQFDRFDQTFGPSNDRDIQIENLQQDLGKLRADLERVKGEAQRYITQLKSQINSLETELEEQRVQKQRALVENEQLRMELEATRRRNAEHEIVQATFGEAETRAQATEQRYTKLKEKHTELVSSHAELLRKSADTVKILSATHQTQEEVERTKQQLAFEVDRIKLDADMKLEEQKFEMKKLKRDFEEKRAEVEHVKGTLQRTEKVGEQLTSSMLALQAEKERLMRSASEKEAELSSLSQTAQLQQSSLQQERDRSTRELGELQGKLQEKSRREVQLQQKLLEEQFSLLQGTVSEAEYIIQDAVAKLDDPLHIRCTSSPDYLVSRAEATLGSIDKVKKGHSDYLTNMGDAGGLLRALTNFSHLAADTIINGSATAHLAPTDHADRLTENCRGCATQSLQFLKDLKSKTSLQRADPASIRIVVENIMKLGEELRPKGMDVRQDELGDLVDKEMAATSAAIEKAVSRIDEMMNQARMDTSGVKLEVNERILYSCTDLMKAIHLLVLTSTDLQKEIVEGGRGAATIKEFYARNSRWTEGLISASKAVGWGATQMVESADKVVLHTGKYEELIVCSHEIAASTAQLVASSKVKADRNSTKLTALQQASRHVNEMAANVVASTKTGQEHLEDKDTMDFSGMSLIKLKMEEMESQVKVLELENQLGNERLRLGELRKKHYNIAGVPAADLPEGNGLDPSLAPVAPSSPKSSKPSVMRKPDLAQKPNLPPKNMFR; encoded by the exons ATGAATTCCATACGACGGGTGCCTTCAAGGGTGAAAACCAAAATGACCGAAACCAATTTAGGTGCGGAAAGGGATCATTTTGACAAGAAGCAG ctcagCAGCATCAGCAAAGCCATCAACTCCAACGAGGCGCCTGTGAAAGAGAAACATGCACGCC GGATCATTCTGGGGACCTACAGGGAGAAGGGGGCCTTTACCTTCTGGTCCTACGCCTTGGGCATCCCCTTGTCCAGCAACGCCATCGTTAGCTGGAAGTTCTGCCACGTGCTTCACAAAGTGCTGCGGGATGGCCACCATAAT AGCCTTCAGGACTGCATGAGACATCACGGTAACATAGTTGAGATGGGGCAACTATGG GGCAACCTTCATGACAGACATGGACAGCTGGTGGCTCTGTACTGTAAGCTCCTTTGCACAAAGATGGAGTTTCACATGAAG CATTCTGAAATCCGACCCAACCTAGAGGTGACAGATGAGGTTCTAGAGCGTGTTGCAGGAACCGACGTCAATAATGT GTTCCAGCTCACTGTGAAAGTGTTTGATTACCTGGATGCAGAGTTGAGGCTAGCCGAGACAG TGATCCGGCAGCTCAACACGTCCATTGCCATCTCTACGACAACGTCAGGCCAGTGTCGCCTGTCCCCCCTCATCCAGGTCATCCAGGACTGCAGTCACCTCTACCACTTCACCGTCAAGCTGCTTTTCAAACTGCATGCCT GTCTCCCAGCAGACACCTTGCAAGGACACCGTGATCGTTTTCATGACCAGTTCCACAG CCTCAAGACCTTCTTCAACAAAGCCAGAGACATGCAGTACTTCAAGAGACTCATCCAGATCCCCAAGCTGCCAGAG TCTCCTCCTAACTTCCTGCACGCGGCTTCCCTGGCCAAGCATGCAAGGCCAGTGGTGGTCATCCCAAGTGAGGATGAGCCCGAGCagcaggaggatgatgatgacgatgatgacccTGAACCGCTTATCAACGTCAGCGATGTCACCATGCCCAGCATGATGGTGCCACAG CAGTTTGACAGATTTGATCAGACTTTCGGACCTTCCAATGACAG GGATATCCAGATTGAGAACCTCCAGCAGGACTTGGGGAAGTTGAGGGCAGATCTGGAAAGGGTCAAAGGAGAG GCCCAGCGCTACATCACACAGCTCAAGTCTCAGATTAACAGCCTTGAGACAGAGCTGGAAGAGCAGCGGGTGCAGAAACAGCGTGCCCTGGTGGAGAATGAACAGCTGCGCATGGAGCTGGAGGCCACTCGGCGCCGCAACGCTGAACACGAGATCGTGCAGGCCACCTTCGGAGAGGCCGAGA CGAGAGCCCAGGCCACAGAGCAGCGCTACACCAAGCTAAAGGAGAAGCACACGGAGCTGGTGTCCAGCCATGCTGAACTGCTCAGGAAG AGTGCAGACACCGTGAAGATTCTGTCGGCAACACATCAGAcccaggaggaggtggagaggaccaAGCAGCAGCTGGCTTTCGAGGTGGATCGCATCAAACTGGACGCTGACATGAAG CTTGAGGAGCAGAAGTTTGAGATGAAGAAGCTTAAAAGGGATTTTGAGGAAAAGCGGGCTGAGGTGGAACATGTCAAAGGCACTCTGCAGCGCACTGAGAAG gtggGGGAACAGCTGACCAGCTCTATGTTGGCGCTGCAGGCGGAGAAAGAGCGCCTGATGCGCTCTGCAAGTGAAAAAGAGGCCGAGCTGTCGTCCCTGAGCCAGACTGCACAGCTGCAGCAGTCTTctctgcagcaggagagagaTCGGAGCACTAGGGAGCTGGGAGAGCTGCAGGGCAAGTTGCAggagaag TCCAGACGTGAGGTGCAGTTGCAGCAGAAGCTGCTGGAGGAGCAGTTCTCCCTGCTGCAGGGAACGGTCTCTGAGGCTGAGTACATCATTCAGGACGCTGTGGCCAAGCTGGACGACCCCCTGCATATCCGCTGCACCAGCTCCCCAG ATTACCTGGTCAGTCGGGCAGAGGCCACTTTGGGCTccattgacaaagtgaaaaaaggtCACTCCGACTACCTGACGAACATGGGAG ATGCTGGTGGGCTACTGAGGGCCCTGACCAACTTCTCCCACCTGGCTGCTGACACCATCATCAACGGCAGTGCCACAGCACACTTGGCTCCCACTGACCACGCCGACC GTCTGACAGAGAATTGCAGGGGCTGTGCCACTCAGAGTCTGCAGTTCCTGAAGGATCTCAAGTCCAAGACCTCCCTTCAGAGGGCAGACCCGGCCTCCATTCGCATAGTGGTTGAAAATATCATGAAGCTGGGGGAG GAGCTGCGACCTAAAGGCATGGATGTGCGACAGGATGAGCTGGGAGATCTGGTGGACAAGGAGATGGCAGCCACATCAGCAGCCATTGAGAAGGCAGTGAGCAGAATCGAT GAAATGATGAACCAGGCCCGAATGGACACCTCAGGGGTCAAACTTGAGGTCAATGAGAG AATCCTCTACAGCTGCACAGACCTGATGAAG GCCATCCACCTGTTGGTCCTGACATCCACCGACCTACAGAAGGAGATTGTTGAGGGCGGAAGG GGTGCAGCCACTATTAAGGAATTCTACGCCAGGAACTCCCGTTGGACTGAGGGACTCATCTCTGCCTCCAAAGCTGTGGGATGGGGAGCCACGCAGATGGT TGAGTCTGCTGATAAGGTGGTGCTGCACACTGGCAAATATGAGGAGCTCATTGTCTGCTCCCACGAGATCGCTGCCAGCACGGCACAGTTGGTCGCATCCTCCAAG GTAAAAGCAGACCGCAACAGTACAAAACTGACAGCTCTCCAGCAGGCTTCTCGCCATGTGAACGAGATGGCAGCCAACGTGGTGGCCTCCACCAAGACAGGCCAGGAGCACCTGGAGGAcaagg ATACCATGGACTTCTCTGGAATGTCTCTCATCAAGCTAAAAATGGAGGAAATGGAGTCACAG GTGAAGGTGTTGGAGCTGGAGAATCAGCTGGGTAATGAGCGTCTGCGCCTGGGAGAGCTCAGGAAGAAGCACTATAATATTGCAGGTGTTCCAGCAGCAGACCTCCCGGAGGGCAACGGACTGGACCCCTCGCTTGCCCCTGTTGCACCCTCCTCACCCAAATCCTCCAAGCCTAGTGTCATGAGGAAACCTGACTTGGCTCAGAAACCCAACTTACCGCCTAAAAATATG TTTAGGTAG
- the LOC115111629 gene encoding huntingtin-interacting protein 1-related protein-like isoform X3, with protein sequence MSKHIDTLLLKGKKGEDEKLSSISKAINSNEAPVKEKHARRIILGTYREKGAFTFWSYALGIPLSSNAIVSWKFCHVLHKVLRDGHHNSLQDCMRHHGNIVEMGQLWGNLHDRHGQLVALYCKLLCTKMEFHMKHSEIRPNLEVTDEVLERVAGTDVNNVFQLTVKVFDYLDAELRLAETVIRQLNTSIAISTTTSGQCRLSPLIQVIQDCSHLYHFTVKLLFKLHACLPADTLQGHRDRFHDQFHSLKTFFNKARDMQYFKRLIQIPKLPESPPNFLHAASLAKHARPVVVIPSEDEPEQQEDDDDDDDPEPLINVSDVTMPSMMVPQQFDRFDQTFGPSNDRDIQIENLQQDLGKLRADLERVKGEAQRYITQLKSQINSLETELEEQRVQKQRALVENEQLRMELEATRRRNAEHEIVQATFGEAETRAQATEQRYTKLKEKHTELVSSHAELLRKSADTVKILSATHQTQEEVERTKQQLAFEVDRIKLDADMKLEEQKFEMKKLKRDFEEKRAEVEHVKGTLQRTEKVGEQLTSSMLALQAEKERLMRSASEKEAELSSLSQTAQLQQSSLQQERDRSTRELGELQGKLQEKSRREVQLQQKLLEEQFSLLQGTVSEAEYIIQDAVAKLDDPLHIRCTSSPDYLVSRAEATLGSIDKVKKGHSDYLTNMGDAGGLLRALTNFSHLAADTIINGSATAHLAPTDHADRLTENCRGCATQSLQFLKDLKSKTSLQRADPASIRIVVENIMKLGEELRPKGMDVRQDELGDLVDKEMAATSAAIEKAVSRIDEMMNQARMDTSGVKLEVNERILYSCTDLMKAIHLLVLTSTDLQKEIVEGGRGAATIKEFYARNSRWTEGLISASKAVGWGATQMVESADKVVLHTGKYEELIVCSHEIAASTAQLVASSKVKADRNSTKLTALQQASRHVNEMAANVVASTKTGQEHLEDKDTMDFSGMSLIKLKMEEMESQVKVLELENQLGNERLRLGELRKKHYNIAGVPAADLPEGNGLDPSLAPVAPSSPKSSKPSVMRKPDLAQKPNLPPKNMFR encoded by the exons ATGTCTAAGCACATAGACACACTGCTGCTTAAAGGCAAGAAGGGAGAAGATGAAAAG ctcagCAGCATCAGCAAAGCCATCAACTCCAACGAGGCGCCTGTGAAAGAGAAACATGCACGCC GGATCATTCTGGGGACCTACAGGGAGAAGGGGGCCTTTACCTTCTGGTCCTACGCCTTGGGCATCCCCTTGTCCAGCAACGCCATCGTTAGCTGGAAGTTCTGCCACGTGCTTCACAAAGTGCTGCGGGATGGCCACCATAAT AGCCTTCAGGACTGCATGAGACATCACGGTAACATAGTTGAGATGGGGCAACTATGG GGCAACCTTCATGACAGACATGGACAGCTGGTGGCTCTGTACTGTAAGCTCCTTTGCACAAAGATGGAGTTTCACATGAAG CATTCTGAAATCCGACCCAACCTAGAGGTGACAGATGAGGTTCTAGAGCGTGTTGCAGGAACCGACGTCAATAATGT GTTCCAGCTCACTGTGAAAGTGTTTGATTACCTGGATGCAGAGTTGAGGCTAGCCGAGACAG TGATCCGGCAGCTCAACACGTCCATTGCCATCTCTACGACAACGTCAGGCCAGTGTCGCCTGTCCCCCCTCATCCAGGTCATCCAGGACTGCAGTCACCTCTACCACTTCACCGTCAAGCTGCTTTTCAAACTGCATGCCT GTCTCCCAGCAGACACCTTGCAAGGACACCGTGATCGTTTTCATGACCAGTTCCACAG CCTCAAGACCTTCTTCAACAAAGCCAGAGACATGCAGTACTTCAAGAGACTCATCCAGATCCCCAAGCTGCCAGAG TCTCCTCCTAACTTCCTGCACGCGGCTTCCCTGGCCAAGCATGCAAGGCCAGTGGTGGTCATCCCAAGTGAGGATGAGCCCGAGCagcaggaggatgatgatgacgatgatgacccTGAACCGCTTATCAACGTCAGCGATGTCACCATGCCCAGCATGATGGTGCCACAG CAGTTTGACAGATTTGATCAGACTTTCGGACCTTCCAATGACAG GGATATCCAGATTGAGAACCTCCAGCAGGACTTGGGGAAGTTGAGGGCAGATCTGGAAAGGGTCAAAGGAGAG GCCCAGCGCTACATCACACAGCTCAAGTCTCAGATTAACAGCCTTGAGACAGAGCTGGAAGAGCAGCGGGTGCAGAAACAGCGTGCCCTGGTGGAGAATGAACAGCTGCGCATGGAGCTGGAGGCCACTCGGCGCCGCAACGCTGAACACGAGATCGTGCAGGCCACCTTCGGAGAGGCCGAGA CGAGAGCCCAGGCCACAGAGCAGCGCTACACCAAGCTAAAGGAGAAGCACACGGAGCTGGTGTCCAGCCATGCTGAACTGCTCAGGAAG AGTGCAGACACCGTGAAGATTCTGTCGGCAACACATCAGAcccaggaggaggtggagaggaccaAGCAGCAGCTGGCTTTCGAGGTGGATCGCATCAAACTGGACGCTGACATGAAG CTTGAGGAGCAGAAGTTTGAGATGAAGAAGCTTAAAAGGGATTTTGAGGAAAAGCGGGCTGAGGTGGAACATGTCAAAGGCACTCTGCAGCGCACTGAGAAG gtggGGGAACAGCTGACCAGCTCTATGTTGGCGCTGCAGGCGGAGAAAGAGCGCCTGATGCGCTCTGCAAGTGAAAAAGAGGCCGAGCTGTCGTCCCTGAGCCAGACTGCACAGCTGCAGCAGTCTTctctgcagcaggagagagaTCGGAGCACTAGGGAGCTGGGAGAGCTGCAGGGCAAGTTGCAggagaag TCCAGACGTGAGGTGCAGTTGCAGCAGAAGCTGCTGGAGGAGCAGTTCTCCCTGCTGCAGGGAACGGTCTCTGAGGCTGAGTACATCATTCAGGACGCTGTGGCCAAGCTGGACGACCCCCTGCATATCCGCTGCACCAGCTCCCCAG ATTACCTGGTCAGTCGGGCAGAGGCCACTTTGGGCTccattgacaaagtgaaaaaaggtCACTCCGACTACCTGACGAACATGGGAG ATGCTGGTGGGCTACTGAGGGCCCTGACCAACTTCTCCCACCTGGCTGCTGACACCATCATCAACGGCAGTGCCACAGCACACTTGGCTCCCACTGACCACGCCGACC GTCTGACAGAGAATTGCAGGGGCTGTGCCACTCAGAGTCTGCAGTTCCTGAAGGATCTCAAGTCCAAGACCTCCCTTCAGAGGGCAGACCCGGCCTCCATTCGCATAGTGGTTGAAAATATCATGAAGCTGGGGGAG GAGCTGCGACCTAAAGGCATGGATGTGCGACAGGATGAGCTGGGAGATCTGGTGGACAAGGAGATGGCAGCCACATCAGCAGCCATTGAGAAGGCAGTGAGCAGAATCGAT GAAATGATGAACCAGGCCCGAATGGACACCTCAGGGGTCAAACTTGAGGTCAATGAGAG AATCCTCTACAGCTGCACAGACCTGATGAAG GCCATCCACCTGTTGGTCCTGACATCCACCGACCTACAGAAGGAGATTGTTGAGGGCGGAAGG GGTGCAGCCACTATTAAGGAATTCTACGCCAGGAACTCCCGTTGGACTGAGGGACTCATCTCTGCCTCCAAAGCTGTGGGATGGGGAGCCACGCAGATGGT TGAGTCTGCTGATAAGGTGGTGCTGCACACTGGCAAATATGAGGAGCTCATTGTCTGCTCCCACGAGATCGCTGCCAGCACGGCACAGTTGGTCGCATCCTCCAAG GTAAAAGCAGACCGCAACAGTACAAAACTGACAGCTCTCCAGCAGGCTTCTCGCCATGTGAACGAGATGGCAGCCAACGTGGTGGCCTCCACCAAGACAGGCCAGGAGCACCTGGAGGAcaagg ATACCATGGACTTCTCTGGAATGTCTCTCATCAAGCTAAAAATGGAGGAAATGGAGTCACAG GTGAAGGTGTTGGAGCTGGAGAATCAGCTGGGTAATGAGCGTCTGCGCCTGGGAGAGCTCAGGAAGAAGCACTATAATATTGCAGGTGTTCCAGCAGCAGACCTCCCGGAGGGCAACGGACTGGACCCCTCGCTTGCCCCTGTTGCACCCTCCTCACCCAAATCCTCCAAGCCTAGTGTCATGAGGAAACCTGACTTGGCTCAGAAACCCAACTTACCGCCTAAAAATATG TTTAGGTAG